The genomic region aacaaataataaaagaagACAAGACAGCTACAGACAGGACGATGGCACGTCTCCTTTTACTAGGCTCTGCAGCAACATTGGACGAAGAAAGTTTCCTTATAATGCACACATAAGAGGTGATGGAGATTAATAACggtataaaaaagaacaaaactgaTAATGCAGAAAAGTAATGACGAAATATCTTCGCAATAGCGGATATATCTAATGTATCATGACAGGTTGTAATATTTAACCGGGATAATCTCTGTGTTTGCTCACTGACAAGCAGAGGTATCACCCCAGCTATAGCCAGAAGCCAGATGAGAAAGCAGACCAACGAGGCCCGTCTTGCTGTGCGCCAGGACAGGGACTGCAATGGGTACACCACGGCCAGGAAACGGTCAATGCTTATCACCATCACCAGCAGGACAGAGCAGTACATGTTGCAGTAGAAGGCGGCAATGACAAATCGACACATCTCAGGCCCAAACATccagttgtttccagaaaaatGGGAGACAATCTTAAAAGGAAGCACACTCAGGAAGAGGACATCTGCAGAAGCCAGGTTGAGCATGTACACCACAGCTGGCTTCTTAAGCCTTAATTTGACCACAAACATGAGAATTGCCATAATGTTTAAAGGAAGGCTCAAAATAACCACAGCAGTGTGGACTGAAGGAACAAAGCGAGTCAGCCATGGACCAGTCAAGTATTTTTCACCATCTTCTGCGGTAAATGCATGCTTTGTGGATTGATTGGCGTTGTTTACATCATGAGTATAATATACAGGGAGACCAACACCTAAACGGGCAAATGTGGAATCTGCAATATGTAAATCAGATATATAAATGGCCATATTAACAATGTTACAGAAGTCAATACAACAACAATGGTTTACTTGTGAGAATATTAATTCAAATGAAGTTATAGATTTAGCTATACTTAATagggtacagtggtacattgggttacaaacacctcggattgcaaacgctttgggttacagtctccgttaacccagaagtagtacctcgggttaagaaatttgacccaggatgagaacagaaattgtggggtggtggcgtggcagcagcaggaggccccattagctaaagtggtacctcaggttaagaatggtttcaggttaagaatggacctccggaacgaattaagttcgtaaccagagctaccactgtattttaaaaattactggtGTTGACAAGATTTACATTGCTATCCCTTCTCCCTGGCTTTCCCTATTCCAAATGAGAAACTTCAGTGTATGGTTTCACATGAAAATGTGAGATAATAACCTTTAAACAAAggctgaggaacctttggccatccagatACTGCTGTAATCTGGAGGATAGGGGATCCCCCTTTAATGCTTTACAgcccaacagcatatggagggccaTGCATTCCCTGCCTTAGACTTCTGACTAGGCTTTTCCTGCTCTTAGGCTGTGTACATATTACTGTTTATTCCTGCTCCAGTGTGCTTTCACCATCTGTGTTTGAAGCCAGGTACCCAGGATGTTAGCTACAATCCATCTGTATTCCATTGCTTCATGAGAAATACTCTCATTCAGTGTGCATTCCCTCAAACTAGATTCCATTCAAATTGAAAACAGATGTCCCGATTAATCTGAGGTATGAACTGGAATTCAGTTCAGTGAAATCATTCATTATATTttatgatttttgtttttttgcaatgatGCAAGTCACTTGGAGACTTTTTATGTGCAATTGTCTGataaactgaatattaaaaatatttggaTATAACCACTGCAAAGCAGATTTCTCCCCCATGTTACAAGAATATTCTCCCTCTTTAAAAACCTTCAACTTGGTTCTTCCTCCATATCACAATCATTTGGAAAATTAAGAGAAAGTGAATGTTCCCTGAAACAATTGCACAATATAAACACATTGCTTTAAATATTAAATTGTGGAGAAAGCATGTTGGGTTGTACTTACTGTTTGCACTTGCCATGCTAAATACGGTGGAAACTATACTGAGCAGAGAAAAGAGGATCTTGATGGAAGCGCCTATTTCTCCCTCAGAGGTGCACCTCATCTTTGGTTCTGCCTAGAAGAAATTGCAAGGATTTCCCTGAAAATCAGCTTATTTTGCCTCAGAATATAGAACCCTCACTGAGATCTAAATCCAGCTGTCATCTCCTTGTCCAGTTTGGGCTTGAATGTCACCATACATCAACAGAAGGGGCAGAGTCAACCCCAATTGTCATCACATCACTTCATCCTAGAAGCAGCAGAGGAGTTTTTTAACCTCTCTCTCTTCTGCCCAATTCCCAAAGCGCTATATGAAAACACTCAGGCAACTTTTCTGTTCTCTTTACTTTTCTAAAAGATGCTTCCTAAAAGCAAATAATTTCTGGAAATCCCATTATGAGGCAAGTAATTGATACAGAAGCAATTGTTGTGGTTTTCCATTTATCCATTTTCAGCAAAGAAAAAACATTTAAGACTCCTAAATAACATTAAcagataatttttcattttcttatatattttctCAGTGGATAAAGTGCTTTACTATTAATCTACTTTAGACCTGAATGAATGTtagccatgggcgtagccaggattttgctGGTGGGGGACAGGACATTTGTTAGAACCATGCTATCTGTGACATGATGGGTCAGTTagttaagtttgtttgtttgtttgagctgTCCCTCCTCTGGCTATGTCCATGATGTTAACTGAAATCAGGGATAGGGGACCCTTTTCAAGCAACAGGTCATACAGTACACTCTTTTTTTCTGGTGtagtggtggatggggccagaggctACAAAGTGGGCTACAGTAGGTGATGTTCATTCAGAAAGAGGAAAGTAGACATAGTCTACTCCTTCACATTTGTGGGGAAGTGACATTTGGAGGTGACAATTGTGGGGAATTGCAGTCAAATATAACTAGCAAGCATGGAGTtcattaatgcatgaaggggttaagactaCAGAAATGCATTCCTAGACTCAGGTTATGCCCCTCACCTGGGAGGAAGTTGCACTTCCTCCTTATTTGTTCTCTTTCACCATGTGAACTCACTGCAATAGGATGTGCTCGAACTTGCTTGCTACAAGCTCAGACCTTATGCTTAGATGTCATGAACACGCCAGCCCAAAGCCAAGAACTACAGCCTGAgatagaaggcaggcaggcaggcaggcagaagaagAACAGAGAGACTTGCAGACTTCTCAGACAGCTGGAACCAGTGGGCTGACAACTCCCCCCTCTGAAGCTGGCAGGAATACAGCTTATCAGCTCAGGGGAGGCGGGCTGGAGGGAAGCCAGCTTTCTCAGGAATCACAGTCACTCACGGCACAAGGGAGGGAGAGCAGTTCTTCACTGGAAGGGGAGGTAACCGACCCCATCAGTCCCAGGGATAGACAAATGGGGAAAGTCCAAGACAGAAGACCCCCAAAATGTAAGGGTCAAAGGTTTTGGATATTCTGCAGGAGCTAGAAGGATTCTTCAGAATGGTCAGCTTGATTGTGATGTATGGTCGCTCAAAGAGAGCAGTCGGAGGCTAATTGCTTGTAAGCAATAAATCTTTTGTTAAATTACTTCTTGCATGCTGTTTCTCAAGCCGGCAGCTGGCCAGCTCCTGACATTAGCGCTATTTTCTGGCTGTTGCATGGAataacacatgaatctgacctttggagttttagttacaggtgggtagccgtgttggtctgccatagtcgaaacaaaatagaaaattctttccagtagcaccttagagaccaactgagtttgttcttggtatgagctttcgtgtgcatgcacacttcttcagatacgctgaaacagaagtcactgaaacagaagatccttatttaaggatctggtgacttctgtttcagtgtatctgaagaagtgtgcatgcacacgaaagctcataccaagaacaaactcagttggtctctaaggtgctactggatagaattttctattttgtttcgactttggagttttgtaagtaaagcattgtagtggaaactcgcggaagatctttgtaatcacgaggagtcaggttacatgtcctattcccttttcctcctctaattagcaaagtaaggttgcttgtgaggaggatgcaattagtcgagaacaccttcagctgccaatgaccttggccaagccacactcaggtgcctgattccctgaccattcgggaatggtgcctgatggccaggtgaaaacaatcaaacttaagtcggctatataagcaagggaatggaggggacagattgggggcttcgccacagactaggtcttgggtgctgtggggtttctggtgtgagggatctctcccgctgctctcttgaagccccgggcggcagaagaggaggagatttgtgtttgggcgttggtcaggtacgctacgtttgtctgattgtatctagaaaattaaagcatactttttttgtgttcttcttccatctgtgtgttttattggatccagattcaaaaaaaggagaaccctgccccttggcagaacaagcatttaaacttactaaaTGGTGTGGTCTATTCATTGAGAGACTACACTGCTGCTTGCTTTTGTGACTTTAAAACTGTGCTGCTGAGAGAAAGTTTAGATATTTTCTGGAGAGGACTAGGTGCATGATGAATGACTCTGCCCAGGCACCATTGAGGAGGTACTCACCCACATTGCTCTTGATAATCAGGAGGTTCATTCTCACTCAAGGAAGTCCAAGATGAGCCTGTTCCTCTGGAGTGACAGGTCACTTGGTGTAGAGAGGCATCAGGAGGTCCAGCAGCGTATCCATGCCCAGGATGCTCTTGCTGCACTGTGGCCTGTCCACCAGCAACTGTTTCAGCCACACCTTGGCTGACATGGTGATGGTGGAGGAGGAAGTAGCTGAGGGGAGTGGGTAGGGTAGCTAGTAGAGTCGaccaggcaggagggagaagctgTAATAAAAACACTGAGGGAGCAGATTCCTAGAAGCACCACAATTTATGCAGTaacaggactcagctacatttgtcaTTTTATAATGCTATAACTGCATTATAAACATGTGACACCAGAAGGTGTTGTAGAGCAGCCAAAATAGCCTCTGGGATTTTACATTGGGAGTTGTTttttcttgttatatttatagccACAGACTAGAAGTTCTTGTGCATGTTCACATACAGTTTGCACAGATGATTTCTGCTGACAGTTATGCATTTATGCCATGATTCTTAATGTTATCAACAattctgtttaaattattattattattattattattattattattattattattattatgtcaaggAGATACAAGAGAGTTTTTAGGACATTTTAAGGAATATCCCAGGCGAAGGTTAATGGAAACTCATTTCCACAATATGGTGTGGTGATGAAACTTTGGAGAATGAAAGTGTTCATCTTATTCTCAGGCACAGAAAATTGGAAGAGAAGTGCAGAATTCGGTCTGCCTGTATTTGGAGAATCTTTCATTTCATTCTGGGTTGCTGTTCTTTCAACCAGGtgccttactttttaaaaaatgatttttatttgattttacaatttcATTCACACAAAAcatcacaaataataaaaattaaacaagattcttctgaatctctagacttccctcctcccctctgtggGTTCTTTAGttaaccttttcaactgcatgaGATAAATCCTCCTAATTTTTCAgtcctccattatatccaaagtctTGGTATCATTACAAGAGTTATTTAAGacctgccaaagagttcaagtgtttacagtactctgtcaaatataatataaatttatcccattctttgttgaagttttgatcatcctggtttctgattttcgcAATCattcttgccatctctgcatagtccaataATTTAATCTGCCAGTCCACTCTGGTAGGGACCTTGTCATCTTTCCAACTTTGGGCAAGCAGCATACTTGCAGctattgtagcatacataaacactcttttcagttcctttggtatctctgcacCCATAATTCctagcaaaaaggcttctgggtttgtttttttaaacaaatgctattttaaacatttttttcaattcattatatatcattttccaGAATTCCTTCAAtactttacaattccaccacatatggtaaattccaccacatatggtaaaaggtgccttcattttctttacatttccagcaaataTTTGCACTTgccctatacatttttgctaatttactcagagttaaataccatagaatcatagagttggaagagaccacaagggccatgcagtccaaccccctgccaagcaggaaacactagcggtacatcattttcatatcattttcttttaatgtataacatgctgtaaatttcaaatcctTTCTCCACAATTTTCCCATGCTGAAAACTGTATATTGTGCTCAAAATCCCTTGCCCATTGTACTATAACCAatttaacttcttcatctttagtaaACCATTCCAAAAGTAATTTCACATTATTCTCCAACAATACCTCAATATTTCATTAGAAAATccatttcttttatctttttaaaaacatcactTAACTGATGATACTGTAACCAATCCGTTTAAAGGTCTCTTAGGTCCTCAAATTTTTTTCAGTTTCAACTGATGTTCTTCTTCTACTAATAATTCCTTATATGTTGCCCAGCCCTTTCTCATATTCAATTTTTTCACAAAAATAGCTTCTAATGGGGAGAACCAACATGGTGCTTTCTGCTctgacaatttttaaaatatttctcccATACCACATATAGTGACTTTCTTACTAGATGGTTCAGGAATCCTCTGtgtactttaactttttcataccatagatatgcatgccaaccaaatctgtCATCATGACCCTCCAAATCTAAAATGTCTTCTATTTTGTAATGTTATCCATTCTTGGAGCCAGCAAAGACAGGACACCTCATAATAtatccttaaatctggcagggaaaagCCGCCT from Lacerta agilis isolate rLacAgi1 chromosome 11, rLacAgi1.pri, whole genome shotgun sequence harbors:
- the LOC117055289 gene encoding proteinase-activated receptor 1-like, with translation MAILMFVVKLRLKKPAVVYMLNLASADVLFLSVLPFKIVSHFSGNNWMFGPEMCRFVIAAFYCNMYCSVLLVMVISIDRFLAVVYPLQSLSWRTARRASLVCFLIWLLAIAGVIPLLVSEQTQRLSRLNITTCHDTLDISAIAKIFRHYFSALSVLFFFIPLLISITSYVCIIRKLSSSNVAAEPSKRRRAIVLSVAVLSSFIICFGPINAVLLMHSLRISPDQPLESLHFAYILAICTGTINCCIDPLIYYYASSKCQKQVWDLLCYKKHSALVQSSRTTSSNATNPFSGLKNLSQA